The Penaeus vannamei isolate JL-2024 chromosome 23, ASM4276789v1, whole genome shotgun sequence DNA window tatatatatatatatatatatatatatatatatatatttatatatatatatatgcatatatatatatatatatatatatatatatatatatatattgtatatatatatgtgtatatatatatatatatacacatatatacatatatatatatatatatatatatatatatatatatacatatgtatatatatatatatatatatatatatatatatatatatgtttatatatttatatatatatatatatatatatatatatatatatatatatatatatatatatatatatatttatatatatgtgtatatatatatacaatatgtatatatatataatatatttatgtacatatatatatatatatatatatatatatatatatatatatatatatatatatttgtacatatttatgaaatatgtatatacatatatatacatatatatacagatatacatatttatatatatatatatatatataggtatatatatatacatatatatatatatatatatatgtatatatatatgtatataggtatatatatatatatatatgtatatttatatatatatatatatatatatatatatatacatatacataaatatatatatatatatatatatatatatatatatatatatatatacatatatatatatacatatatatatatatatatatatatatatatatatatatatatatatatatatatatatatatatatatatatacgcgtgtgtgtgtatatgtatatatatatatatatatatatatatatatatatatatatatatatatatatatatatatatatatgtatatatatatatatataatgtatatatatatatatatatatatatatgtatatacatatatatatatatatatatgtataaatgaatatatatgtatatatgtatatatatatatatttactaatatataaatatatatatatatatatatatatatatatatatatatatatatatatatatatatatatatacatttgtacatatgcatatacatatacatatacatatacatatatatatatgtatatatatatatatatatatatatatatatatatatatatatatatatatatatatatatatgtatatctgtatctatctatctatcagtctatctatctatctatctatctatctatctatctaaaaatatatatatatgtatatatatatatttatatatgtatgtatatatatttatatatatatacatacatacatacatatatatatatatatatatatatatatatatatatatatatatatatatatatatatgtatatatatatatatacatacatatatatatatatgtatatatttgtatatatatacatgcatacatacatacatatatgtatatatactgtacacacacacatacacacgcttacacacacacatatatatatatatatatatatatatatatatagatagatagatagatagatagatagatagatagatagatagatagatagatagatagatagatatttatatatatttatatatacatatatatggatatatataagcaaaaaaaaaaaaatatatatatatatgtatatatatatatatatatatatatatatatatatatatatatatatatatatatatattctattatattctGTTTAATTTTCATTTAGTGCTCTTCtccaaaatttaaatatatatatgtgtttgtgtgtgtgtgtgtgcgcgcgtgcgcgtgtgtgaacacatacatacatacattaatatttatatacacatatatgcatatatatctatatgtatacactaacacacacacacacacacacacacacacacagacacacacacccacacagacacacacacacacacacacacacacacacaaaccagcagccacccacatacacacacacacacacacacacacatacataaatatatatatatatatatatatatatatatatataatatatatatatatatatatatatacatatatatatataaacatacatatatatatatatatacatatataaatatatatatatatatattgaatatatatatatatatatatatatatacatatatatatatatatatatatatatatatatatatatatatatatatatatatatatatatatatatatttgcatgtttatatagGTATGCTTGTATACAaacagttttatatatgtatatatatatatatatatatatatatatatatatatatatacacatatatatatatatatgtgtatacatatacatatacatatgtatatgtgtgtttgtgtgtgtgtgtgtgtgtgtgtgtgtgtgtgtgtgtgtgtgtgtgtgtgtgtgtgtgtgtgtgtgtgtgtgtgtgtgtttgtgtatttatatatatatatatatatatatatatatatatatatatatatatatatatatatatatatatatgtatgtatatatatttatgtatatatatatgtatatatatgtaaatatatatatgaatatatatgtagatatatgtgtgtgtgtgtgtgtgtgttaatatatatatatatatatatatatatatatatatatatatatatatatatatatatatatatatatatatatatatatatatatatacatatatatatacatatatatacatacatatatatatatatatatatatatatatatatatataatatataatatatatatatgtatatatatatatatatatatatatatatatatatatatatatatatatatatatatatatatatatatatatatatatatatatatatatatatgtatatatatatatttatatatatatatatatatatatatatatatatatatatatatatatatataagtttatatatatatatacatatatatatgtatatgtataagtatatatatatgtgtatatatatatatatatatatatatatatatatatatatatatatatatatatatatgtatatatatatatatatatatatatatatatatatatatatatatatttatatatatgtgtatatatatatacaatatgtatatatatatatatataatatatttatgtacatatatatatatatatatatatatatatatatatatatatatatatatatatatatttgtacatatatataaaatatgtatatatatgtatatatatatatatatatatatatatatatatatatatatatatatatgtatatatatatatatatatgtatatatatatatatatatatatatatatatatatatatatatatacatacatatatatatatatatatatatatatatatatatatatatatatatgtatatatatgtatatatatatatatatatatatacatatatatgtatgtatgtatacatatatatatatatatatatatatataaacatacatttaaatacatatacatatatatacatatagtatatatatatatatatatatacatatatatatatacatacatatatatatatatatatatatatatatatatatatatatatatatatatatatatatatacagatatatacgcgtgtgtgtgtatctgtatatatatatatatatatatatatatatatatatatatatatatatatatatatatatatatatatatgtatatacatacatatttatatatgcaattaaatgtatatgtatatgtgtatatatatgtatatacatatatatatatatatatatatatatatatatatgtataattgaatatatatatatatatatatatatatatatatatatatttatttatatatatatgcatatatatatatatgtatatttatatatatatgtatatgtatgtatatatatatatatatgtacatatacatatacatatacatatatatatataatataaatacattcatatatatacgtgtatgtatatatatatatatatatatatatatatatatatatatatatatatatatatatatatatatatatatatgtatatctgtatctatctatctatcagtctatctatctatctatctatctatatatatatatatatatatatatgtatatatatatatatatatatatatatatatatatatatatatatatgtatgtatatatatttatatatatatacatacatacatacatacatacatatatatgtatatatatatatatatatatatatatatatgtatatatatacatacatatatacttatatatgtatatatttgtatatatatacatacatacatacatacatacatgcacacacacacacacacacatacacacacatatatatatatatatatatagatagatagatagatagatagatagatagatagatagatagatagatagatagatagatagatagatagatatttatatatatttatatatatatatatatatatatatatatatatatatatggatatatatatatggatatatatatatatatatatatatacataaatatatacatatatatatatatatatatatatatatacatatatatatatatatatatatatttatgtatataaagatatatatatatatatatatatatatatatatctatatgtactcaaatatatacctatagatagttagatagatatatacatatatatatatatatatatatatatatattatatatatatatatatatatatatatatatatatatatatatatatctatatatatatatctatatatatatagaaaactatatatatatgtacatatatatatatatatatatatatatatatatatatatatatatatatatatatatatatatatatatatactatatatactatatatatatgtatatctctcaaACTGCAAAATATAATTCCGTAATACCCACAAATTTTCATTAAGATTcacttaaaataatatatatatatatatatatatatatatatatatatatatatatatatatatatatgtatatatatatatatatatatatatatatatatatatatatttatatatatatatatatatatatatatatatatagagagagagagagagagagagagagagagagagagagagagagagagagagagaaagaaagaaagatagagaatagaaatcacaagaaaagaATTCACAAATTTCATCCAAGCATATGACGCCGTCTCCGACGACCCAATTAGACTTTTTTCTTCCTGCAAGGTCTAATCTTGTACCTTATTGTGCCTTCGTCACAATTTTTTGCAAGAAGCTAAATGAGCTGCCTTTCTTCAGCAAAGGAACCGAGAGTGATTGCAGTTTTATAGACACGCTCTAAAAGTTCTACAAAATGAAAGCACGTGACACATCTGACGTCTTTTCGCTCAGATAAATCGAATGCAGCATCATTAGCTATATATACTCTCTATTCATGGCATTTCTGAAGAGTGCTTCGGCTTCGTATAGAATGCTATCAAGATTTCAGGCCCCTGGAGTGAAGCTTCCCGAGGCCTTATCGTCACGGGGATCGCAAGCAGAGGCCGAGGAAAGGAGatgtaaaggaaagaaggaaaacatgcACGTAAAAGAGGACATCaaaaactagatttttttttctttgaatttgtCGAAAAAATGCATCTATatatcagcctctctctctttctctgtccatatatatatatatatatatatatatatatatatatatatatatatatatatatatatatatatgtatatatatatatatatatacatatgtatgtctgtatatacatacatatatatatatatatatatatatatatatatatatatatatatatatgtatatacagacatacatatacatatatatatatatatatatatatatatatatatatatatatatatatatatatatacattaaaatatatacattttcacacacacatacatgtacatatttacatatatatatatatatatatatatatatatatatatatatatatatatatatatatatatatatatatatatatatatataagtatatatgtataaagtatatatatacatgtatatatatatatatatatatatatatatatatatatatatatatatatatatatatatatatatatatatatatatatatgtacatatacatatacatgcttatatattcatgtacatacatatatacatacatttataaatatatatatatatatatatatatatatatatatatatatatatatatatatatacatatatatatatatgtgtggttttgtgtgtgtgtgtgtgtgtgtgtgtaagtgtgtgtgtgtgtgtgtgtgtgtgtgtaagtgtgtgtgagtgttcatgtttacacacacacacagatatatatatatatatatatatatatatatatatatatatatatatatatatatatatatatatgtatatatatatatatatatgtgtgtgtgtgtgtgtgtgtgtgtgtgtgtgtgtgtgtgtgtgtgtgtgtgtgtgtataatatatatttacatatatatgtatatatatatatatatatatatatatatatatatatatatataatatacatatttattcatacatatatatatatatatatatatatatatatatatatatatatttatttatatatgtatgtataaatatgtatatatatatataaatatatataaatatttatacatacatatataaatatatataaatatttatacatacatatataaatatatataagtatttatacatacatatataaatatttatacatacatatataaatatttatacatacatatataaatatttatacatacatatataaatatatataaatatttatacatacatatataaatatatataaatatttatacatacatatataaatatatataaatatttatacatacatatataaatatatataaatatttatacatacataaatatttatatataagtgtatgtgtgctagtatatgtatatataaatatttgtatatgtatatatatatatatatatttatcaatatattatatatatatacaaatatacatatatacacacacacacacatatatatatatatatatatatatatatatatatatatatatatatatatatatgtgtgtttgtgtgtgtgtgtgtgtatatatatatgtatatatgtatatatctatacacacacacacacacacacacacagacacacacacacacacacacacacacacacacacacacacacacacacacacacacacacatatatatatatatatatatatatatatatatatatatatatatatatatgtatgtatgtatgtataaatatatatattatatatatatatatatatatatatatatatatatatatatatatatatgtgtgtgtgtgtgtgtgtatgtgtgtgtgtgtgtgtgtgtgtgtgtgtgtgtatagatatatagatatatgaatatatatatacatatatatatatatatatatatacatatatataggtatctatgtatatatgtacaatatatatatatatatatatatatatatatatatatatgtgtgtgtgtgtgtgtgtgtgtgtgtgtgtgtgtgtgtgtgtgtgtgggtgtgggtgtgtatatatatacaaatatatatatacatatatatatgtatatatatatatatatatatatatatatatatatatatatatatatatatatatatatacactcacacacacacacgcgcgcacacacacgcatgcacgcacacagtcacacacatacacttgtgtgtgtttatatatataaatatatatatatatatatatatatatatatatatatattcgcacacatacacttatatatgtatatatatatatatatatatatatatatatatatatatatatatatatatatatacatataaatctcaaCACCAACGTTACCAGAAAAAACATTCTCAGGGTTGAGAAAATAAGTTTAATATTGAcagtagaaaaaacacaaacgtTTCTGGTTGACATCACCCATCTTCAGTGTAACATTAGCTGCAAATAACAAATCATCATAAGTATGATTGCTCTATATTAACAAAGTAGAAATATTAGAACATAAAACAGAGTCAAACACTAAAATTCCTTTTATTCAAATTGATAATTGAATAGAATTAGATCATGATAACTGACACTCAAAatgctttacaatatatatatcgaaataaatAACTGACTAgtgaatacatacatgatatacaaGATAAATCAAGAAGtaacaaaatcatataaaattctaTAGTACAGAGTAAAGAACGGTTATACAATTATTATGTCACAATTATGGAGGCAAATGGATTACCAAACTTAAAACTTAACATAATAAGAGAGGACATAAACTGATTTGGACCAACCTGACCAGAGCCGGTTGCAAATATTTCCCAATAAAATTAAAATTCTAGCTTTAATCAAACCATAACTAAGATTAAATGAAAGTATGTAACTTGTACTTAAAAAAGAACCATAAAACTGATTGCTACCAAACTAAAAAGCCAAGGAAACGAAGGAGTGGGCCGTTTTCTGCCAAACCCAGCAAGAttaacagaaacaaagaagaaaactttTGTAGCCAGCAAGGGAGACTTTTAATTTTCCCAAAATCTTTATATTAGGATTTCAGTATCTGTGCATGATAGGTTTTCATTGAGATTTGGTTTGTCTTTCCACATCCAAAGATGTTAAAATCTTGTTCAAGAGGGGATGCatcaataattttgaaaatatccTAAGAaaactgatatatgtatacatatatatatatatgcgtatatatatgtatgtctgaatatatatatatatatatatatatatatatatatatatatatatatatatatatatatgtgtgtgtgtgtgtgtgtgtgtgtgtgtgtgtgtgtgtgtgtgtgtttgtgtgtgtgtgtgtgtggttatatctatgtatatatatatatatatatatatatatatatatatatatatatatatatatatatatgtatatatatatgtatatatatatacatatatatatatatatacatatatgtatatatgcgtatatatatgtttatgtctgaatatatatatatatatatatatatatatatatatatatatttatttatttatttatatatatatataaaaaaaaaatatatatatatatatatatatatatatacatatatatatatatatatatatatatatatatatttatttatttatatatatatgtatgtatatatatatacatacacacacacacacacacacacacacagacatatatatatatatatatatatatatatatatatatatatatatatatatatatatttatatatatatatatatatatatatatatatatatatatatatatatatatatatatatatagatatgtatatgtatatgtatatatatatatatatatatatatatatatatatatatatatatgtatgtatatgtatgtatatatatatatatatatatatatatatatatacatatatatatatgtatatatatatttataattttatatatatatatatatatatatatatatatatatatatatatatatatatatatatatatgtatatatgtatgtatatgaatacacacacacacacacacacacacacacacacacacacacacacacacacacacacacacacacacacacacacacacacacacacacacacaaacacacacacatacatacacacacacacacacacacacacacacacacacacacacacacacacacacatgtttatatatacatatacatatatacatatatatacatacatatatgtatatatatatgtatatatatatatatatatatatatatatatacatatatatatattcatatgtatatatatatatatatatatatatatatatatatatatgtatatatatatatatatgtataaatatatatatatatatatatatatatatatatatatatatatatatatatatatatatatatatatatgtatatgtatatatatatatttataaatgtgtatatatatatatatatatatatatatatatatatatatatatatatgtatttatatatgtatttatatatatatatatatttatttatttatttatttatttatttatttatttatctatttatttatatatatatatatatatatatatatatatatatatatatatatatatatatatatatatatatatatatatgcatatatatatatatatatatatatatatatatatgtatatatatatatgtacgtattcatgtatttatatatgtatacatacatacatgcatacgtacatataaagaaaaaaatgaggatcaAGAATTATTCAATATTTTTCAAGGAGTCGATCTAGTCGTACCTAAATACCCAAAAACTGCGAATTCCAGCCACAGCACAGTGTGGCAAATGAAACTACTCAGGGAAATTCTGCGATAAAGGATCAGGACATCGacaggatggagagaaagaggtttTCGGTGTTACTAAGAAGCCTGAAGGTCAGTGACAGGAGAGGAAAGCACGTGCTCGCAGTGTAGAATGGGGAGGGCTAGATCAGGATGAGAAAGTAGacttaaagaaggaaaagaaagagaaaaagataggtagagatagatgaatatatgaagcgagagggagaaaagaaagaatgggagagggagagaggggagggttaaaCGAGtgatagaattagagagagagagaagaaaagagaagagggaagaaaagagaagaaagagatacagggagagagactCACAGccattattatgagcattatcattataatcattaccatcatcatcctattaGTGAACCTCCAGGAACACGATGAAATCACTTAAAAATCTGATCATGCACGTCTCCAACCAAAAGATGTGTGAAGTATTTTTTGGCTAAATTCTTCGGCTGAGTTTGAGAGGAGGGGAATGTAATTATAAAACTGGTAGAACTATGGAATCCTATAGAGCAGAGAGTTAGAAGAGATGAGACTGAATATTTTGCTAGAATGTGGAATGAATACAGAAGAGAGAAATTACTTAGTCAAGAAATATGGTGTTGTTTCCATATACAGCGAACTTCACCACATAATTAAagattgtattgttatcattatcagctatATTGCAtcattgatataatgattatcatcaataatacttttattaccgttatcattgtgattatgattatcattgttattatcattattattatcattagtagtagtaatagtagcagtagtatcatggtcatgattgttattattattatt harbors:
- the LOC138865930 gene encoding uncharacterized protein, translating into MLSRFQAPGVKLPEALSSRGSQAEAEERRCKGKKENMHPQHSVANETTQGNSAIKDQDIDRMERKRFSVLLRSLKSRELEEMRLNILLECGMNTEERNYLVKKYGVVSIYSELHHIIKDFTYKLFTKLLTARISDSLDSNQPREQAGFRSGFSTTDHIHTLTQIIETLN